The following are from one region of the Trichoderma breve strain T069 chromosome 5, whole genome shotgun sequence genome:
- a CDS encoding haloacid dehalogenase-like hydrolase domain-containing protein → MSHARVLGRCRPAPVSRLGLITRPWPAFNSFNAGATRASTVRRGFHAAAFLHEKVNSPSRSLQQSPVDDTSRKALSEIAFAFDIDGVLYQGSRAIPGAKEMLRKIRSHDIRYVFLTNGGGSHEDAKFKSLSKRLGLSEDEDVIRNRVILSHTPMRGWDESVKKQGTVLITGSHPEIARRVANEYGFARAVTPADIIEANDKVYPFDNLRESLHRDKDVPANQLKIDQILVWNDPRDWSLDIQVIHDLLISHRGYLGTISDKNGNAQLPNNGWQQDGQPQLWISNLDLLWKTEYPVNRFGTGAFVEALKGVWAASTGGAELQFSALGKPSRHTYEYAHDRLLHHAPEEPHGKGEEKKPLRRVYMIGDNPESDIRGANEFAPADGTEWVSILVKTGVWKETAAEREPRYKPTVIVDDVVEAIAWAMRNEGVEVTREWLASEDWV, encoded by the exons ATGTCGCACGCACGGGTTTTAGGCCGATGCCGGCCGGCGCCCGTATCGCGACTCGGCCTCATTACTCGGCCATGGCCAGCTTTCAACAGCTTCAACGCCGGTGCAACTCGGGCGAGCACCGTTAGGCGAGGATTCCATGCGGCTGCCTTTCTGCACGAAAAAGTGAATTCGCCCTCTCGGTCCCTTCAACAGAGTCCTGTGGACGACACCTCACGCAAAGCTTTATCCGagattgcctttgcctttga CATCGATGGAGTCTTGTATCAGGGTTCAAGGGCGATTCCAGGAGCCAAGGAAATGCTCAGGAAGATTAGATCGCACGACATCCGCTACGTCTTCCTGaccaacggcggcggcagtcACGAAGATGCCAAGTTCAAGTCACTATCTAAGCGTCTGGGGCTCtcggaagacgaggatgtAATCCGCAACAGGGTCATCCTCTCGCACACGCCGATGCGAGGGTGGGATGAGAGCGTCAAGAAGCAGGGAACAGTGCTAATTACGGGATCTCACCCAGAGATTGCTCGCAGGGTAGCCAACGA ATACGGATTTGCCAGGGCCGTGACACCGGCAGACATCATCGAAGCCAACGACAAGGTGTATCCGTTTGACAACCTGCGAGAGAGCCTTCACAGAGA CAAGGACGTGCCGGCGAACCAGCTCAAGATTGACCAGATCCTTGTCTGGAACGACCCGAGGGATTGGTCCCTGGACATTCAGGTGATCCACGATCTGCTCATCTCGCATCGCGGTTATCTAGGCACGATTTCCGACAAGAACGGCAACGCTCAGCTCCCCAACAACGGATGGCAGCAGGACGGCCAGCCGCAGCTCTGGATCTCCAACCTGGACCTCTTGTGGAAGACGGAGTACCCCGTCAACCGCTTCGGAACAGGCGCGTTTGTCGAAGCGCTAAAGGGCGTGTGGGCCGCATCGACGGGCGGTGCCGAGCTGCAGTTCAGCGCCTTGGGCAAGCCGTCGAGACACACTTACGAGTACGCACACGACCGGCTGCTTCACCACGCGCCCGAGGAGCCGCACGGCAagggcgaggagaagaagccgctgAGGCGGGTTTACATGATTGGCGACAACCCAGAGAGTGACATCCGGGGCGCCAACGAGTTTGCGCCGGCGGACGGGACGGAGTGGGTTTCGATATTGGTCAAGACTGGCGTGTGGAAAGAGACTGCGGCGGAGAGGGAGCCGAGGTACAAGCCGACGGTGATTGTGGACGATGTGGTTGAGGCGATTGCGTGGGCCATGAGGAATGAGGGAGTGGAGGTGACGAGGGAGTGGCTGGCGAGTGAGGATTGGGTCTAG